One part of the Chiroxiphia lanceolata isolate bChiLan1 chromosome 14, bChiLan1.pri, whole genome shotgun sequence genome encodes these proteins:
- the HMGB3 gene encoding high mobility group protein B3 isoform X1 gives MEDELLASGGAAACPRRPRPRRRVKMAKGDPKKPKGKMSAYAFFVQTCREEHKKKNPEVPVNFAEFSKKCSERWKTMSSKEKAKFDEMAKADKVRYDREMKDYGPAKGGKKKKDPNAPKRPPSGFFLFCSEFRPKIKSTNPGISIGDVAKKLGEMWNNLSDGEKQPYNNKAAKLKEKYEKDVADYKSKGKFDGAKGAATKAARKKVEEEDEEEEEDEEEEDEDDDDE, from the exons ATGGAAGATGAATTATTGGCGTCTGGCGGAGCCGCCGCTtgcccccgccggccccggccccgccgcag AGTCAAGATGGCTAAAGGTGATCCGAAGAAGCCCAAGGGCAAGATGTCTGCCTATGCCTTCTTTGTGCAGACATGCCGTGAGGAGCATAAGAAAAAGAACCCAGAGGTTCCAGTCAACTTTGCAGAGTTTTCCAAGAAGTGCTCAGAGAGGTGGAAG ACCATGTCAAGCAAGGAAAAGGCTAAATTTGATGAAATGGCAAAGGCTGATAAGGTACGATATGATAGAGAAATGAAAGACTATGGACCAGCTAAGGGTGGCAAGAAGAAGAAGGACCCCAATGCCCCAAAGCGACCACC GTCTGGCTTCTTCCTGTTCTGTTCAGAGTTCCGCCCCAAGATCAAGTCCACAAACCCTGGCATATCCATTGGGGATGTAGCAAAGAAACTGGGTGAAATGTGGAACAACCTCAGTGATGGGGAAAAGCAGCCTTATAATAATAAGGCAGCTAAACTGAAGGAGAAGTACGAGAAG GATGTTGCAGACTACAAGTCTAAAGGAAAGTTTGATGGCGCAAAGGGAGCAGCAACCAAAGCTGCTCGGAAAAAGGTagaggaagaagatgaagaggaggaggaggatgaagaagaggaggatgaagatgatgatgatgaataa
- the HMGB3 gene encoding high mobility group protein B3 isoform X2, translating into MAKGDPKKPKGKMSAYAFFVQTCREEHKKKNPEVPVNFAEFSKKCSERWKTMSSKEKAKFDEMAKADKVRYDREMKDYGPAKGGKKKKDPNAPKRPPSGFFLFCSEFRPKIKSTNPGISIGDVAKKLGEMWNNLSDGEKQPYNNKAAKLKEKYEKDVADYKSKGKFDGAKGAATKAARKKVEEEDEEEEEDEEEEDEDDDDE; encoded by the exons ATGGCTAAAGGTGATCCGAAGAAGCCCAAGGGCAAGATGTCTGCCTATGCCTTCTTTGTGCAGACATGCCGTGAGGAGCATAAGAAAAAGAACCCAGAGGTTCCAGTCAACTTTGCAGAGTTTTCCAAGAAGTGCTCAGAGAGGTGGAAG ACCATGTCAAGCAAGGAAAAGGCTAAATTTGATGAAATGGCAAAGGCTGATAAGGTACGATATGATAGAGAAATGAAAGACTATGGACCAGCTAAGGGTGGCAAGAAGAAGAAGGACCCCAATGCCCCAAAGCGACCACC GTCTGGCTTCTTCCTGTTCTGTTCAGAGTTCCGCCCCAAGATCAAGTCCACAAACCCTGGCATATCCATTGGGGATGTAGCAAAGAAACTGGGTGAAATGTGGAACAACCTCAGTGATGGGGAAAAGCAGCCTTATAATAATAAGGCAGCTAAACTGAAGGAGAAGTACGAGAAG GATGTTGCAGACTACAAGTCTAAAGGAAAGTTTGATGGCGCAAAGGGAGCAGCAACCAAAGCTGCTCGGAAAAAGGTagaggaagaagatgaagaggaggaggaggatgaagaagaggaggatgaagatgatgatgatgaataa